Proteins encoded within one genomic window of Flavobacteriales bacterium:
- a CDS encoding DUF2851 family protein, with translation MERIPEKYIHYLWRYGLFDTTDLSTTEGDPVLIEHPGFPNHHAGPDFLNAHIRIGERQWVGSVEIHFKASDWLAHGHSQDRAYDNVILHVVIHADRSVVNTHGSTLPTLSLEPYVDEEHFRDYERFIQSKRWIPCAQLIHRVDPFKWTVLKERMAVERLAAKAAGLIDQLKSLEGDWEELAYRTLARVMGSKVNAAPFEHLASKVPLAVVRKHADNGMQMQAMYLGQAGFLEGDELFVDDHTQQLLAEYLFLKSKYGLIPMDKVEWRAARIRPSSAPQIRIVQFAELIQNQDSLLTTVLESDLESILKTMSVSLGGYWREHIGLGRKSTQRKRSIGASLKDRIAINIIGPLRYAYGVYSDEVGYRESALSLLEEIAAEDNRIIRNWKQSGVEVGNAMDSQALLQQKMSFCDQKRCLDCAIGQELLRGDEKVSG, from the coding sequence GTGGAGAGGATTCCCGAAAAATACATCCACTATCTCTGGAGATACGGTCTATTCGACACCACCGATCTTTCCACTACCGAGGGTGATCCCGTCCTTATCGAACATCCTGGCTTTCCCAATCATCATGCAGGTCCAGATTTTTTGAATGCACATATCCGCATTGGTGAGAGGCAATGGGTGGGATCGGTCGAGATACACTTCAAAGCTTCTGATTGGCTGGCACATGGGCATTCTCAGGATAGGGCCTACGACAATGTCATACTGCATGTCGTCATTCACGCAGACCGATCAGTTGTCAACACACACGGAAGTACTCTACCCACACTCTCCCTCGAACCCTATGTGGACGAGGAGCATTTTCGGGATTATGAGCGCTTCATTCAGAGTAAGAGATGGATTCCTTGTGCGCAATTGATCCATCGAGTGGATCCCTTCAAATGGACCGTTCTCAAAGAGCGTATGGCAGTAGAGCGGCTTGCCGCCAAGGCAGCAGGCCTAATAGATCAGTTGAAGTCTCTGGAAGGTGACTGGGAAGAATTGGCCTACAGGACCTTGGCCCGGGTCATGGGTTCTAAAGTGAATGCCGCCCCATTCGAGCATTTAGCTTCCAAGGTGCCTTTAGCAGTGGTCCGTAAACACGCAGATAATGGTATGCAAATGCAGGCCATGTATCTCGGTCAAGCGGGATTCTTAGAAGGTGATGAATTATTTGTAGATGATCATACGCAGCAACTGCTTGCAGAATATCTTTTCCTAAAATCGAAATATGGTCTGATACCGATGGACAAGGTGGAGTGGAGAGCGGCACGGATCAGACCATCCTCAGCACCTCAGATACGCATCGTTCAATTTGCAGAGCTGATTCAGAACCAAGACTCTTTGCTGACCACAGTTCTCGAGTCTGACTTAGAGTCTATTCTGAAGACGATGTCTGTCAGCCTGGGTGGATACTGGCGTGAACATATAGGACTTGGACGCAAGAGTACTCAGCGAAAACGATCGATCGGAGCTTCGTTGAAGGACAGGATAGCGATCAATATAATCGGGCCTCTTCGCTATGCCTATGGCGTATATTCCGATGAGGTCGGGTATCGTGAATCTGCTTTATCTTTGCTAGAGGAGATAGCTGCAGAGGACAATCGCATCATTCGCAACTGGAAGCAAAGTGGGGTTGAAGTAGGCAACGCGATGGATAGTCAAGCGTTATTACAACAGAAGATGAGTTTCTGTGATCAAAAACGATGTCTGGATTGCGCTATCGGGCAAGAATTATTGAGAGGAGATGAAAAAGTATCTGGATGA
- a CDS encoding PspC family transcriptional regulator — protein MHEKHAFGVCAWMGDKMSIKIENIRLSFIYLSFITFGSPIFLYLIAAFVLRHKEHFKLSKKQSTIWEL, from the coding sequence ATGCATGAGAAGCACGCCTTCGGGGTGTGTGCTTGGATGGGCGATAAGATGAGCATCAAGATCGAGAACATCAGATTGTCCTTTATCTATCTCTCGTTCATCACCTTTGGATCCCCTATATTCCTATATCTCATCGCGGCCTTTGTACTTCGCCACAAAGAGCACTTCAAACTCAGCAAGAAGCAGAGTACCATCTGGGAGCTTTGA